In Agarivorans gilvus, one genomic interval encodes:
- the doeB2 gene encoding N(2)-acetyl-L-2,4-diaminobutanoate deacetylase DoeB2, translated as MNQSQFWLETLAYAKRFRHLLHRQPELSWAEVETAKLIQAELTDLGIAWRGCAKYGTVACLNAQGSGSHIALRADIDALPIAEQTDVAWRSNCQGIMHACGHDGHAAVLLGTARWLKLHETQLTGPVSLIFQPAEEGGHGAKQMIEDGALTGVDQIYGWHNWPALPLAKMLCPDSTIMSGNGTFVIELHGKGGHASQPELCRDPVLAAAALTVNLQQIVARRIAPQSAAVVSVTSIEAPSGLTVIPDKAKVSGSIRFSEPSDQGLIEQYLLEISEDTAASYGVACSVEIQPRYAPTVNHAAPAEQARASWKTLYGESALLNQGLAPLMASEDFSYYLNEIAGAYAIIGAGESAESPPCHSPHYDFNDQLIETVIRWYSQLVGVSSPPPR; from the coding sequence ATGAACCAGAGTCAATTTTGGCTGGAGACGCTTGCCTATGCTAAGCGTTTTCGCCATCTGTTACATCGTCAGCCAGAACTGAGTTGGGCCGAGGTAGAAACTGCAAAGCTAATCCAAGCTGAGTTAACTGACTTAGGCATCGCTTGGCGCGGCTGTGCTAAGTACGGCACCGTAGCGTGTTTAAATGCTCAAGGCTCGGGCTCACACATTGCTCTGCGCGCTGATATTGACGCACTACCGATTGCTGAGCAAACCGACGTGGCGTGGCGCTCAAATTGTCAAGGGATTATGCATGCCTGCGGTCACGATGGTCATGCCGCAGTGTTATTGGGCACTGCTCGTTGGTTAAAACTGCACGAAACGCAGTTAACCGGCCCCGTTTCCTTGATTTTTCAGCCCGCTGAAGAAGGTGGGCATGGCGCTAAACAAATGATTGAAGACGGCGCCTTGACAGGGGTTGACCAAATTTATGGCTGGCATAACTGGCCAGCTTTGCCCTTGGCGAAAATGCTGTGTCCAGATAGCACCATCATGTCGGGCAATGGCACCTTTGTGATTGAGCTGCATGGCAAAGGCGGCCATGCTAGCCAACCAGAGCTGTGCCGCGATCCAGTATTAGCCGCCGCCGCCTTAACGGTAAATCTGCAGCAAATTGTGGCAAGGCGGATCGCGCCACAATCAGCAGCGGTAGTGAGCGTAACCAGTATTGAAGCGCCTAGCGGGCTTACGGTTATCCCCGATAAGGCAAAAGTGTCTGGCTCGATACGTTTTTCTGAGCCTAGCGACCAAGGCTTAATCGAACAATATTTGTTAGAGATTAGTGAGGATACCGCTGCTAGTTATGGGGTGGCCTGCAGCGTAGAGATCCAGCCACGTTACGCCCCAACGGTGAACCACGCAGCGCCGGCAGAGCAAGCAAGAGCCTCTTGGAAGACACTGTATGGGGAATCAGCCTTATTAAACCAAGGCCTTGCGCCACTAATGGCCTCTGAAGACTTCAGTTATTACTTAAACGAAATAGCCGGCGCCTACGCCATTATTGGCGCAGGGGAGTCAGCTGAGAGCCCACCTTGTCATAGCCCTCATTACGATTTTAATGACCAACTAATCGAAACTGTCATCCGTTGGTATAGCCAACTGGTTGGCGTATCCAGTCCACCACCAAGATAA
- a CDS encoding MFS transporter, which produces MNFRHFLADWRQLSAASRVLVINGFSFNLGFYMLLPYLSEHLQTDLNLSPWHVGIVIGLRVLSQQGLFLVGGTLGDYLGYKRLILLGCLVRVLGFLLLGFSHSLSLLLLGAFLTGFAGAMFTPSSNAYLANEAPDQQSRHRLFAMQSWMREAGMLLGPLLGLSLLGFDFFWVGLSSALMFLLLFIIQWRYLPNLAASRVHSREQHFLQQWKSMLLNTAFMRFVGCACAFQLFFHQLYLALPSEVAARGLGANVITWVFVTTSILGIGLQLPINRWGRDYLGRACAMGLGLILMGTSFLWFLITISQWPWLNFIAFAVTFSIGSMLVLPLLDSTVAHFGHRSELGSYYGLYSCIGGIVAFLGNLGVGWLLSLEQLATQWIWLGLASLGFLAGFSLYRQVHRLDYPTQATSL; this is translated from the coding sequence ATGAATTTTCGACATTTTCTTGCCGATTGGCGGCAGCTGTCTGCGGCTAGCAGAGTATTAGTGATAAATGGCTTTAGCTTTAATCTAGGTTTTTACATGCTGTTGCCGTATTTGTCGGAGCATCTACAGACTGATTTGAACCTAAGTCCATGGCATGTAGGCATAGTGATAGGTTTACGTGTATTGAGCCAGCAAGGATTGTTCTTAGTGGGAGGAACCCTTGGTGATTATCTAGGTTATAAGCGGTTGATCTTATTGGGCTGTTTGGTCAGGGTTTTAGGTTTTTTACTATTGGGGTTTTCTCATAGCCTAAGTTTATTGCTACTAGGAGCCTTTTTGACAGGCTTTGCTGGAGCGATGTTTACTCCTTCAAGCAATGCCTATTTGGCTAATGAAGCGCCCGACCAGCAAAGTCGTCATCGTTTATTTGCGATGCAAAGCTGGATGAGAGAAGCAGGAATGTTGCTTGGGCCTTTGCTAGGGCTTAGCTTACTAGGGTTTGACTTTTTCTGGGTGGGTTTGAGCTCGGCGCTCATGTTTTTGTTGTTATTTATTATTCAATGGCGCTATTTGCCCAATCTGGCAGCCTCAAGAGTACATTCCAGAGAACAGCATTTTTTACAGCAATGGAAAAGCATGCTGTTAAATACGGCTTTTATGCGGTTTGTTGGCTGCGCTTGTGCTTTCCAACTGTTTTTTCACCAGCTTTATTTGGCACTACCCAGCGAAGTCGCAGCCAGGGGCTTGGGTGCCAATGTCATTACTTGGGTGTTTGTAACTACTTCGATACTGGGCATTGGCTTGCAATTACCGATTAACCGTTGGGGGCGCGACTATCTTGGGCGTGCCTGTGCAATGGGCCTAGGGTTGATATTAATGGGGACATCGTTTTTATGGTTTCTCATTACTATTAGTCAGTGGCCTTGGCTAAACTTCATTGCTTTTGCAGTGACCTTTAGTATCGGTTCAATGCTCGTATTGCCCTTGTTAGACTCTACGGTAGCGCACTTCGGCCACCGCTCTGAGCTGGGTAGCTATTATGGTTTATATTCATGCATTGGCGGTATTGTCGCCTTTTTAGGAAACTTAGGAGTCGGCTGGTTATTATCCCTCGAACAGCTAGCTACTCAGTGGATATGGTTAGGCTTGGCCAGCCTCGGTTTTCTCGCAGGCTTTAGCCTCTACCGACAAGTGCATCGCTTGGATTATCCCACTCAAGCTACCAGCCTGTAA
- a CDS encoding ABC transporter ATP-binding protein yields MLRVSNLDLAFDQLILAHNMSFELAPGKTHVIIGPNGTGKSSLLKTLFGEVRPQRGTISFAEQPLDYKQLNQWRQSFGYMPQDIRLDIGLSVLEVVLLGQLKALSLKLADSLLEQALRALDQIGLLHLAHRDIRTLSGGQCQMILFAQALMRDPKVLMLDEPVSALDLHFQQVLLEHLQQQTQENNWVSIMVLHDLNLAAQYADNLLVIKQGQLIAQGSPKQVLSADLIHQVYGVETDVLYDSLGLPFIRTQRQQKQVA; encoded by the coding sequence ATGTTGCGAGTATCCAATTTAGATTTAGCGTTTGATCAGTTGATTCTGGCTCACAATATGAGTTTTGAGCTAGCCCCTGGTAAAACGCATGTGATTATTGGCCCTAATGGTACGGGCAAAAGCTCCTTGTTAAAAACCTTGTTTGGTGAGGTTCGCCCGCAGCGTGGCACAATAAGTTTTGCCGAGCAGCCGCTGGATTATAAGCAGCTAAACCAGTGGCGGCAAAGCTTCGGTTATATGCCACAAGATATTCGTTTGGATATTGGCTTATCGGTATTAGAAGTGGTACTGCTTGGCCAGCTTAAAGCCTTATCATTGAAATTAGCTGATAGTCTATTAGAGCAGGCGCTGCGTGCCTTGGATCAAATTGGTCTGCTGCATCTGGCACATCGTGATATTAGAACCCTGAGTGGCGGGCAGTGTCAGATGATATTGTTTGCTCAGGCCTTAATGCGTGACCCCAAGGTTTTGATGCTAGATGAGCCCGTGAGCGCCCTAGACCTACATTTTCAGCAAGTGCTGTTAGAACATTTACAGCAGCAAACTCAAGAAAATAACTGGGTGTCGATTATGGTATTACATGATCTGAATCTGGCGGCGCAATATGCCGACAATCTGTTGGTGATAAAGCAGGGCCAGTTAATTGCCCAAGGTTCGCCCAAACAGGTATTAAGCGCCGACTTGATCCATCAGGTCTATGGGGTCGAGACTGACGTGCTTTATGATAGCCTCGGCCTGCCGTTTATTCGTACTCAACGCCAACAGAAACAAGTGGCTTGA
- a CDS encoding FecCD family ABC transporter permease, which produces MLNQKLIDDALLAQRRHEKRRWWVVSGLLVILVFSFLFDLATGPSMLSVLDVASALANWLGMPIDVAATTKVIVTDLRLPIALIAILVGGTLGVGGAEMQTLLNNPMASPYTLGMAAAAGFGAALMLYLGSLGLSSQVAVPIGAFVCCMFSASLLFGLAMMRHISSGQLILAGIALLFLFQSLLSLVQFVSSPELSQQILFWLFGSLTKATWSNVAIIAVVCSACFLVLLKDAWKLTALRLGEERAKSLGVNVSRLRLKTLVLVAVMTATVTSVVGIIGFIGIVAPNMARILVGEDQRYFLPLSFLIGAFLLSTASVLSKIIVPGALFPIGIVTAIIGVPFFFWLIMSKGR; this is translated from the coding sequence ATGTTAAATCAAAAACTTATCGATGATGCCTTACTTGCTCAGCGGCGCCATGAAAAACGGCGTTGGTGGGTAGTCAGTGGCTTGTTAGTTATTTTAGTTTTTTCTTTCCTATTTGATCTAGCAACTGGGCCTTCCATGCTGAGTGTGCTTGATGTAGCCAGCGCGTTGGCTAACTGGCTTGGCATGCCAATTGATGTGGCTGCTACCACCAAAGTTATCGTGACCGACTTGCGTTTACCCATTGCTCTGATCGCCATTTTAGTTGGTGGTACCTTGGGAGTCGGTGGCGCGGAAATGCAGACTCTGTTGAACAACCCCATGGCGAGTCCTTATACCTTGGGGATGGCCGCCGCCGCAGGATTTGGTGCTGCACTCATGTTGTATCTAGGCTCTTTGGGGTTGAGTTCGCAAGTTGCGGTGCCGATAGGGGCATTTGTCTGCTGTATGTTTTCTGCAAGCCTACTGTTCGGCCTTGCGATGATGCGTCATATCAGTTCTGGGCAACTCATTTTGGCGGGCATTGCCTTATTGTTCCTATTCCAATCCTTGTTGTCTTTGGTGCAGTTTGTTTCGTCGCCGGAGTTAAGCCAGCAGATCTTATTCTGGTTGTTTGGCAGCTTAACTAAGGCGACTTGGTCGAATGTGGCGATTATAGCGGTAGTTTGTTCAGCGTGTTTTCTGGTACTACTTAAGGACGCGTGGAAACTAACAGCCTTGCGTTTGGGCGAGGAGAGAGCGAAAAGTTTAGGGGTAAACGTCTCCCGGTTGCGCCTTAAAACTTTAGTTTTGGTTGCAGTGATGACTGCAACGGTCACCAGTGTTGTGGGCATTATTGGCTTTATCGGCATAGTTGCACCGAATATGGCCAGAATATTGGTGGGGGAAGATCAACGCTATTTTCTACCTTTGTCTTTTTTAATTGGGGCCTTTTTGCTTTCTACTGCCTCGGTGTTATCAAAAATCATTGTTCCTGGCGCTTTGTTTCCGATTGGCATTGTTACGGCGATTATTGGCGTGCCGTTTTTCTTTTGGCTGATTATGAGTAAGGGGCGATAG
- a CDS encoding ABC transporter substrate-binding protein, producing the protein MLHKLFGLFAVIFSTYSVGQTVTITDVLDREVTFNSPAQRVIVGFYPEDYMAIGTEAAYDNVVGMAKYIWQARSANWEMYVNYRPSLNDIPAIGRVDTKTFSVEKVISLNPDVIMLADWQFKGLGSDIERLESAGITVVVVDYNAQTVERHVKSTQIIGAITGQADRAAQIAKEYQENVETITQRLAAAKLPKPRIYTEFGAAGVNEIGYTFGKNMWGGISTTAGGDNISAPYVEWWGKLNPEQILAADPELIVITGYETNSAEDAMLIGQGVDEATVKQRLAGFKQRVGWSTLSAVKNNRLYAAYHGACRTIFDGAMLQFYAKAMYPKLFSDLDPAASYQDFYKKYLPVQPQGTFMTSL; encoded by the coding sequence ATGCTGCACAAACTCTTCGGCCTATTCGCTGTTATATTCAGCACTTACAGCGTTGGCCAAACGGTGACCATTACCGATGTACTAGACCGCGAGGTTACTTTCAACTCTCCCGCGCAACGCGTTATCGTGGGATTCTATCCTGAAGATTATATGGCCATTGGCACCGAGGCCGCCTACGATAATGTTGTCGGTATGGCAAAATACATCTGGCAAGCTCGCTCTGCGAACTGGGAGATGTATGTCAACTACCGTCCTTCGTTAAATGACATTCCGGCGATTGGACGGGTTGATACCAAAACCTTTTCAGTGGAAAAAGTCATCAGCTTGAACCCCGATGTGATCATGTTAGCTGATTGGCAATTCAAAGGCCTAGGCAGCGATATCGAACGTTTAGAGAGTGCTGGAATCACTGTTGTGGTAGTGGATTACAACGCCCAAACGGTCGAACGTCATGTCAAAAGCACCCAGATTATTGGCGCCATTACTGGTCAAGCGGACCGTGCAGCCCAAATTGCTAAAGAATACCAAGAGAACGTTGAGACCATTACCCAGCGTCTTGCCGCTGCCAAGTTACCTAAACCACGTATTTACACTGAGTTTGGTGCAGCTGGAGTAAATGAAATAGGTTACACTTTTGGCAAAAACATGTGGGGGGGCATCTCCACTACTGCGGGTGGCGACAATATTTCCGCTCCTTATGTTGAATGGTGGGGAAAACTTAACCCTGAGCAAATCCTTGCTGCCGATCCCGAGCTCATCGTCATCACCGGTTACGAAACAAATAGCGCTGAAGACGCCATGCTAATCGGCCAAGGTGTAGATGAAGCCACCGTCAAACAACGCTTAGCGGGTTTTAAACAGCGCGTTGGTTGGTCCACCCTCAGCGCGGTCAAAAATAATCGCTTATATGCCGCTTATCACGGTGCTTGCCGTACCATTTTTGATGGAGCTATGCTGCAATTTTACGCTAAAGCGATGTACCCGAAATTATTTAGTGACTTAGATCCTGCCGCAAGCTATCAAGACTTCTACAAAAAATACCTGCCGGTACAACCTCAAGGCACCTTTATGACGTCGTTATAA
- a CDS encoding ABC-F family ATPase gives MLISSNVTMQFGAKPLFENVSVKFGEGNRYGLIGANGCGKSTFMKILGGDLEPSAGNVSKDPNERIGKLKQDQFAYEDKAVIDTVIMGYEELWAVKAERDAIYANPEMSEEDGIRAAELEAEFAEMDGYTAEARAGELLLGVGIPIEQHYGPMSEVAPGWKLRVLLAQVLFADPDIMLLDEPTNNLDINTIRWLEGVLNERNCTMIIISHDRHFLNSVCTHMADLDYGELRTFPGSYDEYMTAATQAREQMLADNAKKKAQIAELKSFVSRFSANASKSKQATSRAKQIDKIQLAEVKPSSRQNPFIRFEEEKKLHRLALEVEGLAKAYEETLFKDLNFMVEVGERIAVIGPNGIGKTTLLKCLVGDTESEGMIKWSENAQIGYYAQDHAADFAEDKTLLDWMWQWGKEGDDEQVIRGTLGRLLFSQQEIHKSVKVISGGEQGRMLFGKLILQKPNIMVMDEPTNHLDMESIESLNLALENYPGTLIFVSHDREFVSSLATRIIELTPDGVVDFHGTYEEYLASQGVNG, from the coding sequence TTGCTTATATCTTCTAATGTCACCATGCAATTTGGCGCAAAGCCTCTTTTCGAAAATGTATCAGTTAAATTTGGCGAAGGTAATCGTTACGGCCTCATTGGCGCCAATGGCTGTGGTAAATCTACGTTTATGAAAATTTTGGGCGGTGACCTAGAGCCAAGTGCGGGCAACGTCTCAAAAGATCCTAATGAGCGTATCGGTAAGTTGAAGCAGGATCAATTTGCCTACGAAGACAAAGCTGTTATCGATACCGTGATCATGGGTTATGAAGAGTTATGGGCAGTAAAAGCCGAGCGTGATGCGATTTATGCTAACCCTGAGATGAGCGAAGAAGATGGCATTCGCGCCGCCGAGCTAGAGGCCGAATTTGCCGAAATGGATGGTTACACTGCCGAAGCCCGAGCTGGTGAATTGTTATTAGGTGTGGGCATTCCCATCGAGCAACACTATGGGCCGATGAGTGAAGTGGCACCAGGCTGGAAATTGCGGGTATTGCTGGCTCAAGTCTTGTTTGCCGATCCCGATATTATGCTGCTTGATGAACCGACCAACAACTTGGATATTAATACGATTCGTTGGTTGGAAGGAGTACTAAACGAGCGTAACTGCACCATGATCATCATTTCTCACGACCGTCACTTCTTAAACAGTGTGTGTACTCACATGGCGGATTTGGATTACGGTGAATTGCGTACCTTCCCTGGCTCTTACGATGAATACATGACTGCGGCTACCCAAGCGCGTGAACAAATGTTGGCAGATAACGCCAAGAAAAAAGCCCAGATTGCCGAGCTTAAGTCTTTTGTTAGTCGCTTCTCTGCTAATGCTTCTAAGTCGAAGCAAGCGACTTCGCGAGCCAAACAAATTGATAAGATCCAATTGGCCGAGGTAAAACCATCAAGCCGCCAAAATCCCTTTATTCGTTTTGAAGAAGAGAAAAAGCTGCACCGTTTAGCCCTAGAAGTAGAAGGTTTGGCTAAAGCTTATGAAGAAACCTTGTTTAAAGACCTCAACTTCATGGTGGAAGTAGGTGAGCGCATTGCGGTTATCGGTCCTAACGGTATTGGTAAAACCACTTTATTAAAATGTTTAGTGGGTGATACCGAGAGTGAAGGCATGATTAAATGGTCTGAGAATGCCCAAATTGGTTATTACGCGCAGGATCATGCCGCCGACTTTGCCGAAGATAAAACCCTGCTTGATTGGATGTGGCAATGGGGTAAAGAGGGTGATGACGAGCAGGTTATTCGCGGTACCCTAGGGCGTTTGTTGTTCTCTCAACAAGAAATTCATAAATCGGTGAAAGTGATCTCTGGTGGAGAACAAGGTCGGATGTTGTTTGGTAAACTGATTTTACAAAAGCCAAACATTATGGTGATGGATGAGCCTACTAACCACTTAGACATGGAGTCGATTGAATCCTTGAACTTGGCCTTAGAAAATTACCCTGGCACCTTGATTTTTGTCAGCCATGACCGTGAGTTTGTTTCTAGTTTGGCGACTCGAATTATCGAGTTAACTCCAGATGGCGTGGTGGACTTCCACGGTACCTATGAAGAGTACTTAGCTAGCCAAGGAGTTAACGGTTAA
- a CDS encoding DUF2750 domain-containing protein gives MANSTPPDALANIAKADSESRLQYLVKESRKQQQLWILIDDDGCVMLNSEDEDCVPVWPNQEFAAAWATGDWQHCKPESISLAKWKSRWTDGLSDDELYVAVFPNDQEEGLILSPYEFEELLNKGS, from the coding sequence ATGGCTAATTCTACCCCACCCGATGCACTAGCAAACATCGCTAAAGCTGATAGCGAGAGTCGCTTGCAATACTTAGTGAAAGAAAGTCGTAAACAACAGCAATTGTGGATTTTAATTGATGACGACGGCTGTGTGATGTTGAATTCGGAAGACGAAGATTGTGTTCCGGTATGGCCTAATCAGGAATTTGCTGCCGCTTGGGCGACCGGTGATTGGCAACATTGTAAACCCGAGTCCATCTCCCTAGCGAAGTGGAAAAGCCGCTGGACCGATGGCCTTAGCGATGATGAGCTATATGTGGCAGTCTTCCCTAACGACCAAGAAGAAGGGCTAATTTTATCACCCTATGAGTTTGAAGAGCTGCTAAACAAGGGGAGTTAA
- the hemH gene encoding ferrochelatase, which translates to MSKVDNELKCAVVLVNLGTPEQATPSAVASFLGRFLSDKRVVNLPRILWLPLLYGLILPLRSRRVAKLYQQIWLKGGSPLKMFSEQIRIKLAKKLAGKYEVYLAMTYSEPDIPNVVQQVLAAGHQRILLLPMYPQYSVSTTAPVFDSYTKSLKNAYNIPELRLVKEYYDEPAYIAALAHSIKQHWELTARGEVLLFSFHGIPERYARNGDPYPQQCEDTAAKVAALLGLKQTQWRLCYQSRFGKDPWVKPYTDQLLTQLAEQSVKSVDVISPAFSVDCLETIEEVSCELRDVFMEAGGEQYHYISALNDSPEQVDLYCQIIEKHTQGW; encoded by the coding sequence ATGTCAAAAGTCGATAATGAATTGAAGTGTGCTGTGGTGCTGGTCAACTTAGGAACCCCTGAGCAAGCTACACCCAGCGCCGTAGCCAGCTTTTTAGGACGTTTCCTATCAGACAAGCGGGTGGTTAATCTGCCTCGTATACTGTGGTTACCATTATTGTATGGATTAATTTTGCCGCTGCGCTCTCGTCGAGTAGCAAAACTCTATCAGCAAATATGGTTGAAAGGCGGTTCGCCGCTGAAAATGTTCAGTGAACAAATTCGTATCAAGTTAGCTAAAAAACTGGCGGGTAAGTACGAAGTGTATTTGGCGATGACTTACAGCGAACCCGATATTCCCAATGTTGTGCAGCAAGTATTAGCGGCTGGCCATCAACGAATATTGTTATTGCCGATGTATCCGCAATATTCGGTATCCACCACCGCACCAGTGTTTGACAGTTATACGAAGTCCTTAAAAAACGCCTATAACATTCCTGAGCTGCGTTTGGTAAAAGAGTATTATGACGAGCCTGCCTATATTGCAGCCCTAGCGCATTCGATAAAGCAGCATTGGGAGCTGACAGCGCGCGGCGAAGTATTGTTGTTTTCTTTTCATGGTATTCCAGAACGTTACGCGCGTAATGGTGACCCGTATCCGCAGCAGTGTGAAGATACCGCGGCGAAAGTGGCAGCCCTACTTGGCTTAAAACAAACTCAGTGGCGCTTGTGTTATCAGTCCCGCTTTGGCAAAGATCCATGGGTTAAGCCCTATACCGACCAATTGCTCACTCAGCTGGCCGAGCAGAGCGTTAAATCAGTGGATGTGATTTCTCCAGCTTTTTCGGTGGACTGTTTGGAAACCATTGAGGAAGTGTCTTGTGAGCTTCGCGATGTGTTTATGGAGGCTGGCGGTGAGCAATATCATTATATTTCTGCCTTAAACGACAGCCCGGAACAGGTAGACTTGTACTGTCAAATTATCGAAAAACATACCCAAGGCTGGTAG
- the adk gene encoding adenylate kinase, giving the protein MRIILLGAPGAGKGTQAQFIMERYGIPQISTGDMLRAAVKAGTDLGKKAKEVMDAGQLVSDELIIGLVKERIQQEDCQKGFLLDGFPRTIPQADAMKEAGISIDAVLEFDVADEEIVKRMSGRRVHPGSGRVYHVVYNPPKVEGKDDVTGEDLVIRPDDEESIVRDRLAIYHEQTKPLVDYYGNEAAQGNSKYFKLDGTQSVEAISNQLVELLD; this is encoded by the coding sequence ATGCGCATTATTCTTTTAGGCGCTCCTGGCGCGGGTAAAGGTACCCAAGCACAATTTATTATGGAGCGTTACGGCATCCCTCAAATTTCTACTGGCGATATGTTACGCGCCGCCGTAAAAGCAGGCACAGACTTAGGCAAGAAAGCCAAAGAAGTAATGGATGCAGGCCAATTAGTGTCAGATGAATTGATTATTGGTTTAGTTAAAGAGCGTATTCAACAAGAAGACTGCCAAAAAGGCTTCTTGTTAGACGGTTTCCCTCGCACCATTCCTCAAGCGGATGCGATGAAAGAAGCGGGTATTAGCATTGACGCAGTGCTTGAGTTTGACGTAGCAGATGAAGAAATCGTTAAGCGCATGAGTGGACGTCGTGTTCACCCTGGTAGTGGCCGCGTTTACCATGTAGTGTACAACCCGCCTAAAGTTGAAGGCAAAGACGACGTGACGGGTGAAGATTTAGTGATTCGCCCTGATGATGAAGAGAGCATAGTTCGAGACCGCTTGGCTATTTATCATGAGCAAACTAAACCACTCGTTGACTACTACGGCAACGAAGCCGCCCAAGGTAATAGCAAATACTTCAAGCTAGACGGTACTCAATCTGTTGAAGCCATTAGCAACCAATTAGTTGAATTGCTTGATTAA